A genomic stretch from Deinococcus radiotolerans includes:
- the pdxR gene encoding MocR-like pyridoxine biosynthesis transcription factor PdxR has protein sequence MAGTGIPLTSDAARAGLDALALLPAQPGETRQAQVTRSLRGAIVRGLLPEGTRLPGHRRLAEHLGVSRNTLVDALGQLELEGYVQAQGRSGTRVSVPAHPERPAAPRGTLPLSAWAQRALTGQVEDAGGEYAVDFRVGQPVPELYPEAAWTQALARRAAQALRAGTPDDPLGPLETRRALAAHLNAERGAQVTPDMLLLTGGTQGALDALARVFLEPGRTAAVEDPTYPGARAALAATGARVQPVPVDGQGVQPAQLPTRAALLYVTPGCQYPTGVALPAARRQALIRWAQDTDAFILEDDYAADLYHAARPPAVLQGVAPDRVILLGSFSKSLAPVTRSGFLAAPPDVVRVLAATRPLTDRVPGRLDALALADVLSTGAYSRHLRRARAVLTHRRDVLLHELSLRLPSLHPHPSPGGLHVYLPLPAYWTETGAVEQAAEQGVAVSRVSPLTDGPHPPAVLLGFAHLTPEQLRAGAARLARAWSHHGEAG, from the coding sequence GTGGCTGGAACGGGAATTCCGCTGACGTCAGACGCCGCGCGTGCCGGGCTGGACGCCCTGGCCCTCCTGCCAGCGCAGCCCGGCGAGACCCGCCAGGCGCAGGTGACGCGCTCCCTGCGGGGCGCCATCGTGCGGGGCCTGCTGCCCGAAGGAACCCGCCTGCCCGGCCACCGCCGACTCGCAGAGCACCTGGGCGTCTCCCGCAACACCCTGGTGGACGCGCTGGGCCAGCTGGAGCTGGAAGGGTACGTGCAGGCGCAGGGGCGCAGCGGCACCCGCGTCAGCGTCCCCGCCCACCCGGAGCGGCCCGCCGCCCCCAGGGGAACACTGCCGCTCAGTGCCTGGGCGCAGCGGGCCCTGACCGGACAGGTCGAGGACGCCGGCGGCGAGTACGCCGTGGACTTCCGCGTGGGGCAGCCTGTGCCGGAACTGTACCCGGAGGCCGCGTGGACGCAGGCGCTCGCCCGGCGGGCCGCGCAGGCCCTGCGTGCCGGTACCCCGGATGACCCGCTGGGCCCCCTGGAGACGCGGCGCGCCCTGGCCGCCCACCTCAACGCCGAGCGGGGCGCGCAGGTGACGCCCGACATGCTCCTCCTGACCGGTGGCACGCAGGGCGCCCTGGACGCCCTGGCCCGCGTCTTCCTGGAGCCCGGGCGGACCGCCGCCGTTGAGGACCCCACGTACCCCGGCGCGCGCGCCGCACTGGCCGCCACCGGCGCGCGCGTGCAGCCCGTCCCGGTGGACGGGCAGGGCGTGCAGCCCGCCCAGCTGCCCACCCGGGCCGCGCTGCTCTACGTCACGCCCGGATGCCAGTACCCCACGGGCGTCGCGCTGCCCGCCGCGCGCCGACAGGCCCTGATCCGCTGGGCACAGGACACCGACGCCTTCATCCTGGAAGACGACTACGCCGCTGACCTGTACCACGCGGCCCGGCCGCCCGCCGTCCTCCAGGGCGTCGCGCCGGACCGCGTGATCCTGCTGGGTTCATTCAGCAAGAGCCTCGCGCCCGTCACCCGCAGCGGTTTCCTGGCCGCTCCGCCAGACGTGGTCCGCGTTCTGGCCGCCACCCGTCCCCTCACAGACCGCGTCCCGGGCCGACTGGACGCCCTGGCGCTGGCGGACGTGCTGAGCACCGGCGCGTACAGCCGTCACCTGCGACGCGCCCGCGCCGTCCTCACCCACCGGCGCGACGTGCTCCTGCATGAACTGTCCCTGCGGCTGCCCAGCCTGCACCCCCACCCCTCCCCGGGCGGCCTGCACGTCTACCTGCCCCTGCCCGCCTACTGGACGGAAACCGGCGCGGTCGAGCAGGCCGCCGAGCAGGGCGTGGCCGTCAGCCGCGTCAGTCCCCTGACCGACGGCCCACACCCCCCGGCGGTGCTGCTGGGCTTCGCGCACCTCACCCCCGAACAGCTGCGCGCAGGCGCCGCCCGCCTCGCCCGGGCGTGGTCCCACCACGGCGAGGCAGGCTGA
- the leuB gene encoding 3-isopropylmalate dehydrogenase, whose protein sequence is MPKIVTLPGDGIGPEVTAAAVAVLREVAPDVTIEEHLIGGIAYDTHGDPFPQVTRDALKDADAVLLGTVGGAQDSAWNLLPRHLRPESGLLALRKALGCYANLRPVRVQPGLEHLSPLKAELARGVDILIVRELLGGVYFDGDRKIDGDTAYNTMRYTTPEVERVARVAFWAAEQRKGRVTSVDKANVLEVSELWRRDVTALRDREYRGIHLNHEYVDSVAMLIVSDPSRYDVIVTENLFGDILSDLAAVIPGSLGLMPSASLGDGAGLFEPIHGSAPDIAGKGIANPAAAIMSAGMLLRHGLKRPEGANQIDRAVALALREHPTRDLGGKADTQTFTRAVLSALETSPAVG, encoded by the coding sequence ATGCCTAAGATCGTCACCCTGCCCGGCGACGGGATCGGCCCCGAGGTCACCGCCGCTGCCGTCGCTGTCCTGCGCGAGGTCGCGCCCGACGTCACCATTGAGGAACACCTGATCGGCGGGATCGCCTATGACACGCACGGCGACCCGTTCCCGCAGGTCACCCGCGACGCCCTGAAGGACGCCGACGCGGTGCTGCTGGGCACGGTGGGTGGCGCGCAGGACAGCGCCTGGAACCTCCTGCCCCGGCACCTGCGGCCTGAGAGCGGCCTGCTCGCGCTGCGCAAGGCGCTCGGGTGCTACGCGAACCTGCGCCCCGTGCGCGTCCAGCCGGGCCTGGAGCACCTCTCGCCCCTGAAGGCGGAACTGGCGCGCGGCGTGGACATCCTGATCGTGCGTGAACTGCTGGGCGGCGTGTACTTCGACGGGGACCGCAAGATCGACGGGGACACCGCGTACAACACCATGCGCTACACCACCCCCGAGGTCGAGCGCGTGGCTCGCGTGGCCTTCTGGGCCGCCGAGCAGCGCAAGGGCCGCGTGACCAGCGTCGACAAGGCCAACGTGCTGGAAGTCAGCGAACTGTGGCGCCGCGACGTGACTGCCCTGCGTGACCGCGAGTACCGCGGCATTCACCTGAACCACGAGTACGTGGACAGCGTCGCCATGCTGATCGTATCCGACCCCAGCCGGTACGACGTGATCGTCACCGAGAACCTCTTCGGCGACATCCTCAGCGATCTGGCCGCCGTCATCCCCGGCAGCCTCGGCCTGATGCCCAGCGCCAGCCTGGGAGACGGCGCGGGCCTGTTCGAACCCATCCACGGCAGCGCGCCCGACATCGCCGGGAAAGGAATTGCCAACCCTGCCGCCGCGATCATGAGCGCCGGGATGCTGCTGCGCCACGGCCTGAAGCGTCCCGAGGGCGCCAACCAGATCGACCGCGCCGTCGCCCTGGCCCTGCGCGAACACCCCACCCGCGACCTGGGCGGCAAGGCGGATACGCAGACCTTCACCCGCGCCGTCCTCAGCGCCCTGGAAACTTCACCCGCCGTCGGGTAA
- a CDS encoding 3-isopropylmalate dehydratase small subunit: MPTVHVFARDHINTDEIIPARHLTTDVESELAKYAMEDYDKDFVRRVQPGDIIVAGADFGCGSSREHAVWALRGAGVAAVIAPNFARIYYRNSINNGFLALECDGIVEAFQDGDPADLDLKGGTITNTRTGQSLTFVPVPQFALDVQQAGGWLEYMKANDQAALEAESLNAHSTQAGHGHPGQEEQHA; this comes from the coding sequence ATGCCCACCGTGCACGTGTTTGCCCGTGATCACATCAACACCGACGAGATCATCCCCGCCCGCCACCTGACCACCGACGTGGAGAGCGAACTCGCGAAGTACGCCATGGAGGACTACGACAAGGACTTCGTGCGGCGCGTGCAGCCCGGCGACATCATCGTGGCCGGCGCGGACTTCGGGTGCGGCAGCAGCCGCGAGCACGCCGTGTGGGCGCTGCGCGGCGCGGGCGTGGCTGCCGTGATCGCCCCGAACTTCGCGCGGATCTACTACCGCAACTCCATCAACAACGGCTTCCTGGCGCTGGAATGCGACGGGATCGTCGAGGCCTTCCAGGACGGCGATCCGGCCGACCTAGACCTGAAGGGCGGCACGATCACGAACACCCGCACCGGGCAGAGCCTCACGTTCGTGCCCGTCCCGCAGTTCGCGCTGGACGTGCAGCAGGCCGGGGGCTGGCTGGAGTACATGAAGGCGAACGATCAGGCGGCGCTGGAAGCCGAGTCCCTGAATGCCCACTCCACTCAGGCCGGTCACGGCCACCCCGGACAGGAGGAACAGCATGCCTAA